A segment of the Butyrivibrio fibrisolvens genome:
AATAAGATGAGATTTTGCTTTGCCCTCAAAAATAGAGCTAGAAGCTCCTTGGGATTTATTACTGACTATATCTGACATGGATTCCTTCCCCCTGGTAATCCGTATTTTTCTATGCGGGTTGAGTTTTTACATAATTAAAGCTATTATATTTAGTGCTTAATCCATAAAAGTATTAGCTTACATATTGTTTTTTATGAATATGAAATGCATATGCAATTTAATATGGAAAAAGTTCATTTATGAACTAATAGAACACGTTAAATTATATTGTTTAACGCTTTTAATGTAAATACGCGATGATACGGAATGGCGATAAGCAGTATAGCTTGTTTTACGCGAATACGCAGGACTATGGCAAATAAAATCAAAAGCCGATTTTGAAAATTTTTTTGATTTTTCTTAGCGTCTTAGGAGACGAAGTACTGCGTGTTCACGTAGTCGTATAAGACGCTTAGAAAAATCATAAAAATTTTCACATGAGGCTTATGATTTTATTTGCCATAGTCCGTCCCATTGCGACAACCTAACCCCAGGAGGAACCGTTATGCCTTGTACAACGATACTTGTAGGAAAAAAAGCTTCTTATGATGGCTCGACCATGATGGCCAGAAACGACGACTCAGGTGCGGGTAACTACACCCCCAAGAAATACGCCGTTGTAAAGCCAGAAGATCAGCCAAGAAAATATAAATCCGTTATATCCGGAGAGGGGATCGACCTTCCGGATGACCCGATGCAGTATACATGCGTTCCCAACGCCGTTGAAGGCGAAGGAATCTGGGCAGCAAGCGGTATAAATGCTGCCGGAGTAGCTATGACAGCTACAGAGACCATCACTTCAAATGAAAGAGTTCAGGGTCTTGATCCATGTCTTGATGAGTCCCTCAAAAAAGGCGGAATCGGTGAAGAGGACCTTGTGGTTCTGACACTTCCATATATAAAGAGTGCAAGAGAAGGTGTTGTCCGTCTTGGATCACTTCTCAAAAAATACGGAACTTATGAAATGAATGGTATCGGCTTTGCTGATAAGGATGAGATCTGGTGGCTTGAAACCATAGGCGGTCATCACTGGATAGCAAAAAGAGTTCCGGATGAAGCTTATGTTGTAATGCCCAATCAGATGGGAATTGACCATTTCGACCTTGATGATGCACTTGGCGCTCAGAAAGATCACATGTGCTCAGCCGATATGAGAGAGTTCATAGAAAAAGGTCACCTTGATCTGTCTATCTCAGAAGGCTTCAATGCAAGATATGCATTTGGTTCACATGAAGATGCTGACCATGTATATAACACACCAAGAGCATGGTACATGGAGAGATATTTAAATCCTCATACCTATTACTGGGATGGCCCTACAGCTGACTATAGACCTGATTCTGACGATCTTCCATGGTCACTTATCCCTGAGAAAAAGATCACTGAAGAGGATGTTAAGTACCTTCTTTCAAGTCACTTCCAGGGAACACCTTATGATCCATACGGAAGCTACGGAGATCCTTCAAAGCGCGGCATGTTCCGTTCAATTGGTATAAACCGTACAGACTTTATGTCGCTTCTTCAGATAAGACCTGATGCTCCTGCAATTCAGTGGGTAGCATTTGGATCAAACGTATTTAACGTAATGGTTCCTATGTACGTTAATATAAATGAAGTACCTGATTTCCTTGGATGTACAGAGGAAAAAGTTTCTACAGATTCTATGTACTGGAATAGCAGACTTATCGGAGCTCTTGCTAACGCTTCATATAAGTCAAGCCTTAATATTATTGAAAGATACCAGCTCAAGGTTCATGGTAAGTGCCATGAGATCATTAACCGCTATGATGCTGAGCTTAAGAAGGCAAAAGGCGCTGCAGCTGTAAAGATAAGTGAAAAAGCTAATGCAGAAACAGCAAAGATGGTAGAGGAAGAGACTTCCAAGGTTCTTTCATCTGTTTTAAAAGAAGCATGTAATGTAATGAAGAATTCTTATGCAAGATCGGATGCATAATATGGAGTTAATCAGAGATTAACTCCTGGAAGTGGTGTCGCGAGCTCCACCACTTCCATTATTAGTCACTCGTATAACTCGCGACATGAGGTTAATTATGAATATAGTTGTATTATGTGGAGGTCTTTCCACAGAACGTGAGATTTCTTTTATCTCAGGAACAAAGGTTTGTGGTGCTCTTAGAAGAAAAGGACACAGAGCTGTTCTTGTAGATATGTATATGGGACTTGAGGATATGGGAGAGGATGTTATTGCTGATCCCGGTCAGCTTTTTGATAATCTTCCTGAGCTTAAGGATGTAACTTTTGACGGACTTACTCCTGACCTTGAGAAAGTTCGTTCAGAGCGTAAGTTTAAGAGCCCTTCTCTTTTTGGTAGAGGCGTACTTGATATCTGCACAAAGGCAGACGTAGTATTTATCGCTCTTCACGGCCTTAACGGTGAAGATGGTCGTCTTCAGGCTACATTCGATCTTCTTGGGGTTCCTTATACAGGATCAGGATACCTTGGCGCAGCTATTGGTATGGACAAGATCATGACCAAGCAGATGGTTGCACCCCAGGGCGTTAATACTCCTAAGTGGAATTCCTATTCAGGTGTAACAGAAGAAGATATTCCACGCATGATATCAGAAAACAAGATTCCATGTGTTGTTAAGACACCTACAGGCGGATCTTCTGTTGGCGTATATATCATTAAGGATGAAAAAGAATTTGAGCCAGCTCTTAGAAGTGTTCTTGAATATGGAAGTGATATCCTTATCGAGCAGTTCGTAGAAGGTCGCGAGTTCACTAATGCTGTACTTAAAGGCAAAGCTCTTCCAAGCGTAGAGATCGTTCCTATCGAGGGCGGATACAATTATGAGAATAAGTATACAGCAACAGGAGCTGATCATATCTGTCCTGGAAGACTTACTCCTGAACTTGCTAAGAAGATGGGAGATATGGCTCTCAAAGTTCATGAAACTCTTGAACTTAGAACCTATTCACGTTCTGACTTTATCGTAGATGAAAATGATAATATCTATTTCCTTGAAGTAAATACACTTCCCGGAATGACACCTACAAGCCTTGTACC
Coding sequences within it:
- a CDS encoding C69 family dipeptidase — encoded protein: MPCTTILVGKKASYDGSTMMARNDDSGAGNYTPKKYAVVKPEDQPRKYKSVISGEGIDLPDDPMQYTCVPNAVEGEGIWAASGINAAGVAMTATETITSNERVQGLDPCLDESLKKGGIGEEDLVVLTLPYIKSAREGVVRLGSLLKKYGTYEMNGIGFADKDEIWWLETIGGHHWIAKRVPDEAYVVMPNQMGIDHFDLDDALGAQKDHMCSADMREFIEKGHLDLSISEGFNARYAFGSHEDADHVYNTPRAWYMERYLNPHTYYWDGPTADYRPDSDDLPWSLIPEKKITEEDVKYLLSSHFQGTPYDPYGSYGDPSKRGMFRSIGINRTDFMSLLQIRPDAPAIQWVAFGSNVFNVMVPMYVNINEVPDFLGCTEEKVSTDSMYWNSRLIGALANASYKSSLNIIERYQLKVHGKCHEIINRYDAELKKAKGAAAVKISEKANAETAKMVEEETSKVLSSVLKEACNVMKNSYARSDA
- a CDS encoding D-alanine--D-alanine ligase; translated protein: MNIVVLCGGLSTEREISFISGTKVCGALRRKGHRAVLVDMYMGLEDMGEDVIADPGQLFDNLPELKDVTFDGLTPDLEKVRSERKFKSPSLFGRGVLDICTKADVVFIALHGLNGEDGRLQATFDLLGVPYTGSGYLGAAIGMDKIMTKQMVAPQGVNTPKWNSYSGVTEEDIPRMISENKIPCVVKTPTGGSSVGVYIIKDEKEFEPALRSVLEYGSDILIEQFVEGREFTNAVLKGKALPSVEIVPIEGGYNYENKYTATGADHICPGRLTPELAKKMGDMALKVHETLELRTYSRSDFIVDENDNIYFLEVNTLPGMTPTSLVPQEAGEVGIAYDDLCQLIVEDALEKWRRRYTTDSDIISTK